From the genome of uncultured Bacteroides sp.:
GACTTCTGTGAATAACGATAAACAACAAGTTCTTTTAACTTTAGGATTTAGATTTTAGGTAATTAGATAACTTGTCAGGATAACAAAATGAATCCTCTTCTGATATAAAAAAGTGTATCAGAAGAGGATTTTTTATTTCATCACTCATCAGTCAAAACTAAGCAAAATAAATTATATAATTCTTGTACAAAAGAAAACAATATTCTGTACAGAACTATTTATTCTTTTGTACAAGGAAATATAAAAATAAAAAGAGAGATTGAATAAGCTTCCCGATTAATATTCAATTTTATCCATATTCTTTGTCCACTCTTCAAAAGCTTTCAGGGCTTCTTCACGAAGCAGTGGTTCCGATTGTAGTTTTCTGTCAGCAGGTTTTAGTTCCAACTCATCATAAATGAATGAATCATCGAAGCCAATATCCTTTGCATCAGTCTTTGTATTAGCGTAATACATCTTATCCAGCCGGGCCCAATAAATTGCTCCAAAGCACATGGGACAAGGTTCGCAGGAAGTATAAATTTCACAACCACTCAGATTGAATGTTCCTAATACTTTCCCTGCAGCACGGATAGCATTAATTTCTGCATGTGCAGTAGGGTCACACGAACTTGTAACCCGGTTTACACCGGTGGCAATGATTTCTCCGTCTTTCACAATAACGGCGCCAAACGGTCCTCCGCCTTTTGCCACATTCTCTGTTGAAAGTGCAATGGCCTTTCGCATGAATTCTTCTTTATTCATAACGTTTGTATTAGTTTATTTTTGTTTGAGGAACTCTAACGAATATGATATAGTCAAACTTAAACCTTATAGAGCTTGCTAGTTACTATAGAAAGGTATTTAAACGCTATTTTGTTCACTG
Proteins encoded in this window:
- a CDS encoding nucleoside deaminase — its product is MNKEEFMRKAIALSTENVAKGGGPFGAVIVKDGEIIATGVNRVTSSCDPTAHAEINAIRAAGKVLGTFNLSGCEIYTSCEPCPMCFGAIYWARLDKMYYANTKTDAKDIGFDDSFIYDELELKPADRKLQSEPLLREEALKAFEEWTKNMDKIEY